A genome region from Tachyglossus aculeatus isolate mTacAcu1 chromosome 1, mTacAcu1.pri, whole genome shotgun sequence includes the following:
- the AHSA1 gene encoding activator of 90 kDa heat shock protein ATPase homolog 1, with amino-acid sequence MAKWGEGDPRWIVEERADATNVNNWHWTERDASNWSTDKLKALLLAVRVQDEEGVCEVTEVSKMDGEASINNRKGKLIFFYEWNIKLNWLGTSKSGVKYKGHVEIPNLSDENDVDEVEISVSLAKDEPDTNLVAVMKREGVKKIRDAVGTYIGTLKTEFTQGMILPTVNGDTNEPAPQPAPKAEERKAKSGTSANPSRSVGVKIPTCKISLKDSFLTSPEELYRVFLTPEMVRAFTHAPATLEADKGGKFHLLDGSVSGEFLELVPEKHITMKWRFKSWPEGHFATITLTFVDKDGETEVRMEGKGVPAPEEERTRQGWQRYYFEGIKQTFGYGARLF; translated from the exons ATGGCCAAGTGGGGCGAGGGAGACCCGCGCTGGATCGTGGAGGAGCGGGCCGACGCCACCAACGTCAACAACTGGCACTG GACGGAGAGGGATGCTTCAAACTGGTCGACGGACAAGCTGAAAGCCCTGCTCCTGGCAGTGCGGGTGCAGGACGAGGAGGGCGTCTGCGAGGTGACGGAGGTGAGCAAGATGGATGGAGAGGCCTCCATCAACAACCGTAAAGGGAAGCTCATCTTCTTCTACGAGTGGAACATCAAACTCAACTGGCTCG GAACGTCCAAGTCGGGAGTGAAATACAAGGGGCACGTGGAGATCCCCAACCTGTCCGACGAAAACGACGTGGACGAGGTGGAG ATCAGCGTGAGCCTCGCCAAAGACGAGCCCGACACGAACTTGGTGGCCGTAATGAAACGGGAAGGTGTGAAAAAGATCCGCGATGCGGTCGGGACGTACATCGGCACCCTCAAAACGG AGTTCACCCAGGGCATGATCTTACCTACGGTGAACGGCGACACCAACGAACCCGCCCCGCAGCCCGCACCGAAAGCTGAGGAGCGGAAA GCCAAGAGCGGCACCTCGGCAAACCCGTCCAGATCTGTTGGCGTCAAAATTCCCACCTGTAAGATCAGCCTGAAGGACTCGTTCTTGACGTCTCCCGAGGAGCTCTACAGGGTGTTTCTTACCCCGGAG ATGGTACGGGCCTTTACCCACGCTCCCGCCACCTTGGAAGCGGACAAGGGCGGGAAGTTCCACTTACTGGACGGCAGCGTCAGCGGAGAATTCCTGGAGCTG GTCCCCGAGAAACACATCACCATGAAgtggaggttcaaatcctggcctgaGG GGCACTTCGCCACCATCACCTTGACGTTCGTCGACAAAGACGGCGAGACGGAGGTGCGGATGGAGGGCAAGGGCGTGCCGGCTCCCGAGGAGGAGCGGACGCGGCAGGGCTGGCAGCGGTACTACTTCGAGGGCATCAAACAGACCTTTGGCTACGGCGCGCGCTTGTTCTAG
- the ISM2 gene encoding LOW QUALITY PROTEIN: isthmin-2 (The sequence of the model RefSeq protein was modified relative to this genomic sequence to represent the inferred CDS: deleted 1 base in 1 codon) produces MRAPPPPTPFPTAWGPAHARSAPTHSLPPSSRALRSPAPPPRAVPSDGLSGPRPRPLLTPGPAPPPRPPGPPAPPPRARAPRSAPRPAPPPGGGRRVVGARWGRAPRRVRPGERPPARYPARPPVSLLLLLLAPAPPAAGRALPGPHPTGRRHHQQHQLSLPPVPGPAQEEAVPAPAPGGDGARPRRGASAPPAPEEDGGPGGPEAGTPFLLGLQSLPGLADVDLSAQNPNIQVTIEVVDDPQAEMEMDLLAEPSNPWSRGPPDWLPRKELFWPLFWGYTEGGEGDGGEPPEKTPKDEEEGDYPGEYEEEEEEEVEEEEEEEPVLSGGGNWERRWPSPKNWVLKEKYNYDYEAEEEWSPWSPCSGTCSSGTQRRARSCGYACTATESRVCDLPRCPGTEGEMGFAGEEAPPPELHNATRMLGSDADSCDEWLNCKSDFLAKYVSKVLADLPSCPCAYPPEAGYSAVSLPDERRGRSFRWRDASGPKERLDVYQPTARFCLRSLLSLDSSTLASQHCCYDEGTRLLTRGKGAGAPDLVSTDFSPELHFKVDTLPWILCKGDWSRYHAARPPNNGRACADNPPEDEYRAQLREAKEY; encoded by the exons atgcgcgctccgcccccacccacccccttcccaaccGCCTGGGGCCCCGCGCACGCGCGCTCCgcccccacccactccctccctccctcttc ACGGGCCCTCcggtccccggccccgcccccccgggcggTCCCCTCAGACGGGCTCtcgggcccccggccccgccccctcctcacccccggtCCCGCCCCCCC gccccgccctcccgggcccccggccccgcccccccgggctcGCGCCCCGCGCtccgctccccgccccgccccgccccctggcggcgggcgGCGTGTGGTCGGGGCCCGGTGGGGTCGGGCCCCCCGGCGGGTCCGGCCCGGGGAGCGGCCGCCCGCCCGTtatcccgcccgcccgcccgtctcG ctgctgctgctgctgctggccccCGCGCCGCCCGCCGCCGGCAGGGCGCTCCCCGGGCCCCACCCGACCGGCCGACGCCACCACCAGCAGCACCAG ctctccctgcctcccgtgcccggccctgcccaggaggaggccGTGCCCGCGCCCGCCCCGGGAGGGGACGGGGCCAGGCCCCGCCGAGGCGCctcggccccgccggcccccgagGAGGATGGCGGGCCCGGAGGCCCCGAGGCGGGGACCCCCTTCCTGCTGGGGCTGCAGAGCCTCCCGGGCCTGGCGGACGTCGACCTCAGTGCCCAGAACCCCAACATCCAG GTGACCATCGAGGTGGTGGACGACCCCCAGGCCGAGATGGAGATGGACTTGCTCGCGGAGCCGAGCAACCCCTGGTCTCGC GGCCCCCCCGACTGGCTGCCCCGCAAAGAACTCTTCTGGCCCCTTTTCTGGGGGTAcaccgagggaggggagggggacgggggggagcccCCGGAGAAGACCCCCAAGGACGAAGAGGAGGGGGACTACCCCGGCGaatacgaggaggaggaggaggaggaagtggaggaagaagaggaagaggagcctgTACTGAGTGGAGGCGGCAATTGGGAGCGGAGATGGCCGTCGCCCAAGAACTGGGTCTTGAAGGAAAAATATAACTACG ACTACGAGGCGGAAGAGGAGTGGAGCCCTTGGTCCCCCTGCAGCGGCACGTGCAGCAGCGGCACCCAAAGGAGAGCCCGCTCCTGCGGCTACGCCTGCACCGCCACCGAGTCACGCGTCTGCGACCTGCCCCGCTGCCCCG GGACAGAAGGCGAGATGGGCTTCGCAGGCGAGGAGGCGCCGCCCCCTGAGCTCCACAACGCCACCAGGATGCTGGGCTCAG ACGCCGACAGCTGCGACGAGTGGCTCAACTGCAAGAGCGACTTCCTGGCCAAGTACGTGAGCAAGGTGCTGGCGGACCTGCCCAGCTGCCCGTGCGCCTACCCGCCGGAGGCCGGCTACAGCGCCGTCAGCCTGCCGGACGAGCGGCGCGGCCGCAGCTTCCGCTGGAGGGACGCCAGCGGGCCCAAGGAGCGGCTGGACGTGTACCAGCCCACGGCCCGCTTCTGCCTGCGCTCCCTGCTCTCGCTGGACAGCAGCACCCTGGCCTCCCAGCACTGCTGCTACGACGAGGGCACGCGCCTCCTGACCCGCGGCAAGGGCGCCGGCGCCCCGGACCTGGTCAGCACCGACTTCTCCCCCGAGCTGCACTTCAAGGTGGACACGCTGCCCTGGATCCTCTGCAAGGGCGACTGGAGCCGCTACCACGCCGCGCGGCCCCCCAACAACGGCCGGGCCTGCGCCGACAACCCCCCCGAGGACGAGTACCGGGCCCAGCTGCGGGAAGCCAAGGAGTACTAG